In a single window of the bacterium genome:
- a CDS encoding peroxiredoxin family protein: MSDNGGTKRMALIASKGTLDWAYPPFILASTGAALDMEVAVFFTFYGLPLLMKDLKAKVAPHSNPAMPMKMPFGSEGFQSFSWPIPNVISGVVPGFESFATSMMKKTFKKKGVATIEELREACVESDVRLIGCQMTMDVFGFAQEDFIEGTELGGAATFLEFAADADITLFI; encoded by the coding sequence ATGAGCGACAACGGGGGAACCAAACGCATGGCCCTGATCGCGTCCAAAGGGACTCTGGACTGGGCCTACCCGCCATTCATCCTGGCTTCGACCGGGGCCGCGCTCGACATGGAGGTCGCCGTGTTTTTCACTTTCTACGGGCTGCCCCTCCTGATGAAGGACCTCAAGGCCAAGGTCGCGCCGCACTCGAATCCGGCAATGCCGATGAAAATGCCGTTCGGCTCCGAGGGCTTCCAGAGCTTCTCCTGGCCGATTCCGAACGTCATTTCCGGCGTCGTTCCCGGTTTCGAGAGTTTCGCCACCTCGATGATGAAAAAGACCTTCAAGAAGAAGGGTGTTGCCACCATCGAGGAGTTGCGTGAGGCCTGCGTCGAGTCGGACGTTCGACTGATCGGCTGTCAGATGACCATGGATGTCTTCGGCTTCGCGCAGGAAGACTTCATAGAAGGCACCGAACTCGGTGGCGCAGCCACTTTTCTCGAGTTCGCCGCCGACGCCGACATCACACTCTTCATCTAG
- a CDS encoding sulfurtransferase TusA family protein — translation MSDTVETQPTTVETENEPAEEQKAAGDPTPALELDCRGMNCPLPILKTKKAIGSIELGQVLKMVSTDPGSIPDVAAFSRRTGHETVQQAEGDGEYTFWIRRSK, via the coding sequence CAGTCGAGACTGAAAACGAGCCGGCCGAAGAGCAGAAAGCGGCAGGGGATCCAACGCCCGCCCTCGAGCTCGACTGCCGCGGCATGAACTGTCCGCTGCCGATTCTCAAGACCAAGAAGGCGATCGGCAGCATCGAGTTGGGCCAGGTCCTCAAGATGGTCTCCACCGATCCCGGGTCGATTCCCGACGTAGCGGCCTTCAGCCGCCGAACCGGACACGAGACCGTGCAGCAGGCCGAAGGTGACGGCGAGTACACCTTCTGGATTCGCCGCTCCAAGTAA
- a CDS encoding CoB--CoM heterodisulfide reductase iron-sulfur subunit A family protein has product MEHNPILVIGAGPAGLEAARGAADLGYKTLLVEKAPVLGGNPILADYAAITPDMENAERAMKRMIDAIIEDPLVEVRSETTVTAAAGDAPEITVTLAGPKGEEQITVGSVIVCTGFQHFDPGRETQMYGYYEYDDVITLVDCERMLKAENFVQPSTGDKPKRVCFIQCVGSRDRQIGNFWCSKVCCGIACKEAIEIREMVPDCQVFVFYIDMRMYGFWEDEIYWKAQEDHKVNFIRGIVTEITKRGDQVVIKGEDTTMGRPVEVPMDVVILSVGMEPSEGTTETAEIFQMPLESHGFIETVGGALNTVTTARPGCFAAGASTGPADLEDSISMAGAAVMKAAGFLRKHTLAASKSV; this is encoded by the coding sequence ATGGAACACAACCCAATTCTGGTGATTGGCGCGGGACCGGCCGGCCTGGAGGCCGCCCGTGGCGCAGCGGACCTCGGCTACAAGACCCTGCTGGTCGAGAAGGCTCCGGTTCTGGGCGGAAACCCGATTCTGGCCGACTACGCGGCGATTACCCCGGATATGGAGAACGCCGAACGAGCCATGAAGCGAATGATCGACGCGATCATCGAAGATCCGCTCGTCGAGGTTCGCTCCGAGACCACGGTGACAGCGGCCGCGGGCGACGCCCCGGAGATCACGGTGACGCTCGCCGGCCCCAAGGGCGAAGAGCAGATCACGGTCGGATCGGTGATCGTCTGTACCGGCTTTCAGCACTTCGATCCCGGGCGCGAGACTCAGATGTATGGCTACTACGAGTATGACGACGTCATCACCCTGGTCGACTGCGAGCGCATGCTCAAAGCAGAGAACTTCGTCCAGCCCTCAACCGGCGACAAGCCCAAGCGCGTCTGCTTCATCCAGTGTGTCGGCAGCCGTGATCGACAAATCGGCAACTTCTGGTGCTCCAAGGTCTGTTGCGGCATCGCCTGCAAAGAGGCCATCGAGATCCGCGAGATGGTCCCGGACTGCCAAGTGTTCGTTTTTTACATCGACATGCGAATGTACGGCTTCTGGGAGGACGAGATCTACTGGAAGGCTCAGGAAGACCACAAGGTCAACTTCATTCGCGGCATCGTCACCGAAATCACCAAGCGCGGTGATCAGGTGGTGATCAAGGGCGAGGACACGACGATGGGGCGTCCCGTCGAGGTGCCCATGGACGTCGTCATTCTCTCGGTGGGCATGGAGCCCAGTGAGGGCACCACCGAGACGGCTGAGATCTTCCAGATGCCGCTCGAGTCCCACGGCTTCATCGAAACCGTCGGCGGCGCCCTCAACACGGTGACAACGGCCAGGCCCGGCTGCTTTGCCGCCGGCGCATCCACCGGACCCGCCGATCTCGAAGATTCGATTTCCATGGCGGGAGCCGCGGTGATGAAGGCCGCCGGGTTCCTGCGCAAACACACCCTGGCAGCATCCAAATCGGTCTGA
- a CDS encoding heterodisulfide reductase subunit B — translation MPLTILNNQLGGVPPKAKDRVFDRKGKKPEHYYRDQLFELEEKGELVVHRIAEEQDAVEIETKYGRKKKVPRDMTWHHKSCGQCGHIPGYSTSIFWLLRELGYTYEDPRDQTSCTAWNYYASSTSNPAAQAAVALRNFAQAYEDGYYPIIHCGTSYGHYKEVREELIHHPKLRDQTKRVMDKLGKPMVFPEEIVHYSEWVHVMRDAIAEHQTLDFSDITVTVHPACHYHKLVVEDAVYDKELYDGQRTAVVSSLVKALGANLADYSTWHDCCGFGFRHILVSRDFSRSFATIRKIERMKEEANPDVTLTHDTGCVTTLDKSQFAAKAHGRNVGIPVMSDAQFAALAMGAHPYKICQLHWHGVDNRPLMEKMGIDHEAAWTEFEEIAAKVKSGEIEYMSWEDC, via the coding sequence ATGCCGTTAACGATTCTCAACAACCAGCTCGGGGGGGTGCCCCCCAAGGCCAAGGACCGCGTCTTCGATCGCAAGGGCAAGAAGCCCGAACACTACTACCGGGATCAGCTCTTCGAGCTCGAGGAGAAGGGCGAGCTGGTCGTCCATCGCATCGCCGAAGAGCAGGATGCGGTCGAGATCGAAACCAAGTACGGCCGCAAGAAGAAGGTGCCCCGCGACATGACCTGGCACCATAAGTCGTGCGGCCAGTGCGGGCACATTCCGGGCTACTCGACGTCTATCTTCTGGCTGCTCAGAGAGCTCGGCTACACCTATGAAGATCCGAGAGACCAGACCTCGTGCACTGCCTGGAACTACTATGCATCCTCGACCTCGAATCCAGCCGCTCAGGCGGCGGTCGCGCTACGCAACTTCGCTCAGGCCTACGAGGACGGCTACTACCCGATCATTCACTGCGGCACGAGCTACGGTCACTACAAGGAGGTTCGTGAGGAATTGATCCATCACCCGAAGCTGCGCGATCAGACGAAGCGGGTGATGGACAAGCTCGGCAAGCCAATGGTCTTCCCGGAAGAGATCGTTCACTACTCCGAGTGGGTCCATGTGATGCGCGACGCCATCGCCGAGCATCAGACACTCGACTTCAGTGACATCACGGTCACGGTGCACCCCGCCTGCCACTACCACAAGCTGGTGGTCGAGGACGCGGTCTACGACAAGGAGCTTTACGACGGCCAGCGCACTGCGGTCGTAAGCAGCCTGGTCAAGGCTCTTGGAGCGAACCTGGCCGACTACTCCACCTGGCACGACTGCTGCGGCTTCGGCTTCCGCCACATTCTCGTGAGCCGTGACTTCTCGCGGTCGTTCGCCACGATCCGCAAGATCGAGCGAATGAAGGAAGAGGCCAACCCCGACGTCACTCTCACCCACGACACCGGCTGCGTCACCACCCTCGACAAGAGCCAGTTCGCCGCCAAGGCCCACGGCCGCAACGTCGGTATCCCGGTCATGTCAGACGCCCAATTCGCAGCGCTCGCGATGGGCGCCCACCCCTACAAGATCTGCCAACTCCACTGGCACGGCGTCGACAACCGCCCCCTGATGGAGAAGATGGGAATCGACCACGAGGCTGCTTGGACCGAGTTCGAAGAGATCGCGGCCAAGGTCAAATCCGGAGAAATCGAATACATGTCCTGGGAGGATTGTTAA
- a CDS encoding glycine cleavage system protein H, which produces MGEIQNCLLPDDLLYHVDYNVWLRDNGDGTFHLGMTDVAQSMAGAMLHCRAKRAGRTVKQGKSLATVESGKWVGPVKSPFTCEVVAVNEAVAKDATILNRSPYTEGWIIQVKPETTEEAGLVSGDAAIEGFKAYMAEHEVEECIHCEGFEG; this is translated from the coding sequence ATGGGTGAAATTCAGAACTGTCTGCTGCCGGACGATCTCCTCTACCACGTCGATTACAACGTCTGGCTGCGCGACAACGGCGATGGCACCTTCCACCTCGGCATGACCGATGTCGCCCAATCCATGGCCGGGGCCATGCTGCACTGCCGGGCCAAGAGGGCCGGTCGAACGGTCAAACAGGGCAAGAGCCTGGCCACGGTCGAAAGCGGCAAGTGGGTCGGGCCGGTGAAGTCACCATTCACATGCGAGGTCGTTGCGGTCAACGAAGCCGTGGCCAAAGACGCGACCATCCTCAACCGAAGTCCCTACACGGAAGGCTGGATCATCCAGGTGAAACCGGAGACGACCGAAGAGGCCGGCCTGGTGAGCGGTGACGCGGCGATCGAAGGCTTCAAGGCCTACATGGCCGAACACGAGGTCGAGGAGTGTATCCACTGCGAGGGCTTCGAAGGCTGA
- a CDS encoding heterodisulfide reductase subunit C yields MEPIYADSKYQDVSYEEKKKLFDQVAADMRWETQLYGCYECGICTAACPSARFYDFSPRVFAQVMAREDVHTFYELLNDSVWDCSQCFSCTRCPRQNNPGGIITIIREVAVNNGMQSAKDALQAYSRIIYKIMSTGTQVAPDMLQPDFFPDWGPDVVRVSENLDVWRRSIPPETMHTTELAWDVSEKTRMELYLIWKLTGNLEMIEQIDEGLFMILEEVMEELLEEHGYDIDDIESVIED; encoded by the coding sequence ATGGAACCGATCTACGCCGACTCGAAATACCAGGACGTTTCCTACGAGGAGAAGAAGAAACTCTTCGATCAGGTCGCCGCCGACATGCGCTGGGAGACACAGCTCTACGGCTGCTACGAGTGCGGCATTTGCACGGCGGCCTGCCCCTCGGCGCGCTTCTACGACTTTAGTCCGCGCGTCTTCGCGCAGGTCATGGCGCGCGAGGACGTGCATACCTTCTACGAACTGCTGAACGACTCGGTGTGGGACTGCTCGCAGTGCTTCTCGTGCACGCGCTGCCCGCGCCAGAACAATCCCGGCGGCATCATCACCATCATTCGCGAGGTCGCGGTCAACAACGGCATGCAATCGGCCAAAGACGCCCTCCAGGCCTACAGCCGGATCATCTACAAGATCATGTCGACCGGCACCCAGGTGGCTCCCGACATGCTGCAGCCGGACTTCTTTCCGGACTGGGGCCCGGACGTGGTCCGGGTTTCGGAGAATCTGGACGTCTGGCGCCGCTCCATCCCGCCCGAGACCATGCACACGACCGAGCTGGCCTGGGACGTTAGTGAAAAGACCCGGATGGAGCTTTACCTGATCTGGAAGCTGACCGGCAATCTGGAGATGATCGAGCAGATCGACGAGGGGCTCTTCATGATCCTCGAAGAGGTCATGGAAGAGCTCCTCGAAGAACACGGCTACGACATCGACGACATCGAGTCGGTGATTGAGGACTGA
- a CDS encoding sulfur reduction protein DsrE produces MDDEGSVLVFVTTGPEAPQRCATPFYMANMAAVMDNEAEMIFQIDGVLLMKKGVAAGLTAKEGGKQIIDFIRDAKEAGVEMKVCSAALQLHDMTPEDLIEECDGVVGAAYMVDQALDADLVLCY; encoded by the coding sequence ATGGACGACGAAGGGAGCGTTCTCGTTTTCGTTACCACCGGGCCCGAGGCACCACAGCGGTGCGCAACGCCCTTTTACATGGCCAACATGGCCGCGGTGATGGACAACGAAGCCGAGATGATCTTTCAGATCGACGGTGTCCTGCTGATGAAGAAAGGCGTCGCCGCAGGCCTGACGGCTAAAGAGGGCGGCAAGCAAATCATCGACTTCATTCGCGATGCCAAAGAGGCCGGGGTCGAGATGAAAGTCTGTTCGGCGGCGCTGCAGCTGCACGACATGACCCCCGAGGACCTGATCGAGGAATGCGACGGCGTCGTCGGTGCCGCCTACATGGTCGATCAGGCCCTGGATGCCGATCTTGTGCTCTGCTACTAG
- a CDS encoding (Fe-S)-binding protein, translating into MTETKSRFVPLTAPAARKRSEAFVQKDGVVLEGVDISGSWNKMFDAREIMSYDLTYMDKLTAIHGAESMGWCYQCAQCIPACPVDNAGGDYGPRKIFRRLQTGVDLFNHQDMWLCTSCQNCVRVCPKEVDMVQIMPAARAVAVLDGNAPDELVEMFQNVSEYGNPMGQSARKRVKWTRGAGVEVRILPKDTQPVDVLWFVGDYYAYHDRGVDAAQAMARVFSRLDVDFGILGVDERCDGDSQRLAGEPGLFEDVARHNIEQFEKYEFGKIVASGPHAYNAIKNEYPTLNGGSEFPVEHYSQFLAQNLDKLTPLLTRPFEKKVTFHDPCYLGRHNGEYDAPRRLLQAVPGLEFSEMYRCKQQGYCCGGGGGGMWLDGFAGEHQIERLSENRVKEAVQVGAEVLAVCCPYEVSRFEDAVKSTDNDGKLEVLDIIEILDQCME; encoded by the coding sequence ATGACCGAAACCAAATCGCGCTTTGTACCGCTGACCGCGCCGGCCGCACGCAAGAGATCAGAGGCCTTCGTCCAAAAGGACGGTGTCGTTCTGGAAGGCGTCGACATCTCCGGTTCGTGGAACAAGATGTTCGACGCCCGCGAGATCATGAGCTACGACTTGACCTACATGGACAAGTTGACAGCCATCCACGGCGCCGAGTCGATGGGTTGGTGTTATCAGTGCGCCCAGTGCATTCCAGCCTGTCCGGTCGACAACGCCGGCGGCGACTACGGCCCGCGCAAGATCTTCCGGCGGCTCCAGACCGGCGTCGACCTCTTCAACCACCAGGACATGTGGCTCTGCACGAGCTGCCAGAACTGTGTGCGGGTCTGCCCGAAGGAAGTCGACATGGTTCAGATCATGCCCGCGGCAAGGGCGGTAGCCGTCCTCGACGGCAATGCGCCCGACGAGCTGGTCGAGATGTTTCAGAACGTCTCCGAGTACGGCAACCCGATGGGTCAATCGGCGCGTAAGAGAGTCAAATGGACCCGGGGCGCGGGAGTCGAAGTTCGTATCCTGCCTAAGGACACCCAACCAGTCGACGTACTCTGGTTCGTCGGCGATTACTACGCCTACCACGATCGCGGCGTCGACGCCGCGCAGGCCATGGCCCGTGTCTTTTCGCGACTGGACGTTGATTTCGGCATCCTCGGCGTCGACGAGCGCTGCGACGGCGATTCCCAGCGCCTCGCGGGCGAACCGGGACTGTTCGAAGACGTTGCCCGGCACAACATCGAACAGTTCGAAAAATACGAATTCGGCAAAATCGTAGCCAGTGGACCCCACGCCTACAACGCGATCAAGAACGAGTATCCGACGTTGAACGGGGGTAGCGAGTTCCCGGTCGAGCACTACAGCCAGTTCCTGGCTCAAAATCTGGACAAGCTGACGCCCTTGTTGACCCGACCATTCGAAAAAAAGGTCACCTTCCACGACCCCTGCTATCTGGGGCGCCACAACGGTGAGTACGACGCACCTCGCCGACTGCTCCAGGCGGTTCCGGGGCTCGAGTTCAGCGAGATGTACCGCTGCAAGCAGCAGGGCTACTGCTGCGGCGGCGGTGGCGGCGGCATGTGGCTCGACGGCTTCGCCGGCGAGCACCAGATCGAGAGACTGTCGGAAAACCGGGTCAAAGAGGCCGTCCAGGTCGGCGCCGAGGTGCTCGCGGTCTGTTGCCCCTACGAGGTCTCGCGCTTCGAAGACGCGGTCAAGTCGACCGACAACGATGGCAAACTGGAAGTGCTGGACATCATAGAAATTCTCGACCAATGCATGGAGTAA